A part of Citrifermentans bremense genomic DNA contains:
- a CDS encoding OmpA family protein: protein MRASWIVKLIIGMSAVALLATGCATNPDGSYEFKRTGIGALGGAALGAGAGALIGGKSHRGRNAAIGGLTGAVVGGAVGQYMDRQAAALKKSMPEAEVLRDGDKVYVALPSGILFDVGKDVLKPEAKDSLSRAAGTLRDSQTTITIEGHTDSTGSNAINQPLSERRADRVRDFLVSQGVPGSKMAAIGYGSSRPAVPNDSEANRALNRRVQIELTPNEKLKAQGSGNN, encoded by the coding sequence ATGAGAGCAAGTTGGATCGTAAAATTGATAATCGGAATGTCAGCGGTTGCCCTGCTAGCAACCGGTTGCGCCACGAACCCGGACGGAAGCTACGAGTTCAAGAGGACCGGGATCGGCGCGTTAGGCGGAGCGGCGCTGGGCGCCGGTGCAGGTGCCCTCATCGGGGGCAAGTCCCACCGCGGCAGGAACGCAGCCATCGGCGGCCTTACCGGCGCAGTGGTCGGCGGCGCGGTCGGCCAGTACATGGACCGTCAAGCGGCGGCGCTCAAAAAGAGCATGCCGGAAGCAGAGGTGCTTCGCGATGGCGACAAGGTCTACGTTGCGCTACCTTCCGGCATCCTGTTCGACGTGGGGAAGGATGTCCTGAAACCGGAGGCGAAGGATTCTTTGAGCCGGGCTGCCGGCACGCTTAGGGATTCCCAGACCACCATCACCATTGAAGGCCATACCGACTCGACCGGCAGCAACGCCATCAACCAGCCGTTAAGCGAACGGCGCGCCGACCGCGTCCGCGACTTCCTGGTGTCCCAGGGTGTCCCGGGCTCGAAGATGGCAGCCATAGGTTACGGCTCCAGCCGTCCGGCTGTCCCCAACGATTCCGAAGCTAACCGGGCCCTGAACCGCAGGGTGCAGATCGAGCTGACCCCGAACGAAAAACTCAAGGCGCAGGGAAGCGGCAACAACTAG
- a CDS encoding B12-binding domain-containing radical SAM protein yields MQRVLMISTNSETAPQPAVPLGAAWVAEAMRLSGLEVQFLDLCFSKKPLAAVDRVIRSFRPEGIALSIRNLDNCDFLAPKSYLPAVKELVELVRCLSDARTLVGGAGVSLMPLQVLEYLGLDHAVVGEGERAAPAFFRAARLADACQVPGVVSRRGGMPKPPHLSSQFVPPRTHGWVDTRRYLGLEPVLPVQGKRGCANRCLYCTYHKVEGEGWRIREPADVVDEVLSAMRQTGAREFEFVDSVFNEPPGYLELLLEEILRKGVRARFSVSSLSPKGLTVEQVRLMERAGMTSLVITPESAADATLSALGKGFTEAEVHRAAELLSGSSIRALWCFLVGGPSESEESVAKTVSFVNRLPRKESAYITTGIRIYPGTGLHRLALEEGVVEADQSLLHPAFYFTRELTLQKTMEMLQRGVSDTCRCIFPAETRGANLSMLRRLGVLLRLPTPFWRYAGYAKKISPGGRR; encoded by the coding sequence GTGCAACGCGTACTGATGATCAGCACCAATAGCGAAACGGCTCCCCAGCCGGCGGTGCCCCTTGGGGCTGCCTGGGTGGCCGAGGCGATGCGCCTGTCCGGGCTCGAGGTGCAGTTCCTCGACCTATGCTTCAGTAAGAAGCCGCTTGCCGCGGTCGATCGCGTCATCCGCAGCTTCCGCCCCGAAGGTATCGCACTTTCCATCCGCAATCTCGACAATTGCGACTTCCTTGCCCCTAAGTCGTATCTACCGGCGGTCAAGGAACTGGTAGAACTGGTGAGGTGCCTTAGCGACGCGAGGACGCTGGTGGGGGGAGCGGGCGTCAGCTTGATGCCGTTGCAGGTGCTGGAGTACCTGGGACTGGATCATGCCGTGGTGGGTGAGGGGGAACGGGCAGCGCCTGCATTTTTCCGTGCCGCGAGGCTCGCCGATGCCTGCCAGGTGCCAGGGGTGGTATCGAGGCGTGGAGGCATGCCGAAGCCGCCCCACCTCTCAAGCCAGTTCGTGCCGCCGCGAACCCATGGTTGGGTGGACACGCGGCGTTACCTGGGGTTGGAGCCGGTGCTTCCGGTCCAGGGGAAAAGGGGGTGCGCCAACCGCTGCCTGTACTGCACCTATCACAAGGTGGAGGGAGAGGGTTGGCGCATCAGGGAACCCGCCGACGTAGTCGACGAGGTGTTGAGCGCCATGCGGCAGACCGGGGCACGTGAGTTCGAGTTCGTGGACAGCGTCTTCAACGAGCCGCCGGGGTACCTGGAGCTCCTTTTGGAAGAGATCCTCAGGAAGGGGGTGCGGGCCCGCTTCAGCGTCTCCTCGCTCTCGCCCAAGGGGCTCACCGTTGAGCAGGTGAGGCTCATGGAAAGGGCGGGGATGACCTCGCTGGTGATAACCCCGGAAAGCGCTGCCGATGCCACGCTCTCCGCTTTGGGCAAAGGGTTTACCGAGGCTGAGGTGCATCGCGCGGCGGAGCTTCTTTCCGGCTCCAGCATCCGCGCCCTGTGGTGCTTCCTTGTGGGCGGTCCTTCCGAGAGCGAGGAGAGTGTGGCAAAGACGGTCAGCTTCGTGAACCGGCTTCCCAGAAAGGAGAGCGCCTACATCACCACCGGGATCAGGATCTACCCCGGGACCGGCCTGCACCGGCTGGCGCTGGAGGAGGGGGTGGTCGAGGCGGATCAGAGCCTCTTGCACCCTGCCTTCTACTTCACCAGGGAACTGACACTGCAAAAGACCATGGAAATGCTGCAGCGGGGAGTGTCCGATACCTGCCGGTGCATCTTCCCGGCAGAAACAAGGGGGGCAAACCTTTCGATGCTGCGCCGGCTGGGGGTTCTGCTCCGTCTGCCCACCCCTTTCTGGCGCTACGCGGGATACGCCAAAAAGATTTCACCTGGCGGCAGGCGCTAA
- a CDS encoding U32 family peptidase, producing MKFSVATNFQSDLIPAIKGYPVAELFGKLPSDSVGGGRASFMLAPLGQEQFRSHVKEAGKNGIGFNYLINPACMDNREFTRQGQAALDQLLDFVDGCGVTAVTVSLPFLLPIIKKRHPRLKVRVGVYARVDCVAKARFWEDLGADCITLESIAINRDFAMLQAIRQAVQLELQLIANSNCMIFCPLSGQHMVNLSHASQKGHASRGFMIDYCALRCSAQKLADPTLYLRSEFIRPEDLGSYTELGFNSFKILERGAPTPVLTERVRAYSEGRFSGNLLDLIQPYGYKREPGKGKGRLSGLRRFARYFLRPGVINFAGLVRLKRLAEKRGLIEELEGTPVYLDNAKLDGFLAGFREMDCRKSDCARCGYCASWTEKALRVDPLYRDEMLRLYRDAFDEMYSGELWD from the coding sequence ATGAAATTTTCCGTCGCCACAAACTTCCAGTCCGACCTCATTCCCGCCATCAAGGGGTACCCCGTCGCCGAGCTTTTCGGCAAACTTCCCTCCGACAGCGTCGGGGGCGGCCGCGCCTCGTTCATGCTGGCCCCCCTGGGACAGGAGCAGTTCAGGAGCCACGTAAAGGAGGCGGGGAAGAACGGGATCGGCTTCAACTACCTGATCAACCCCGCCTGCATGGACAACCGTGAGTTCACCCGCCAGGGGCAGGCGGCTCTCGACCAGCTCCTGGATTTCGTGGACGGCTGCGGCGTCACCGCGGTCACCGTATCGCTTCCCTTCCTGCTGCCGATCATCAAGAAAAGGCATCCGCGGCTCAAGGTGCGGGTAGGTGTCTACGCCCGCGTCGACTGCGTCGCCAAGGCCCGTTTCTGGGAAGACCTCGGAGCGGATTGCATCACGCTGGAATCCATCGCCATCAACCGCGACTTCGCCATGCTGCAGGCGATACGGCAGGCGGTGCAGCTGGAGCTGCAGCTCATCGCCAACTCCAACTGCATGATCTTCTGCCCGCTGTCGGGGCAGCACATGGTGAACCTTTCGCACGCCTCGCAAAAGGGGCACGCCAGCCGCGGCTTTATGATCGATTACTGCGCGCTCAGGTGCTCGGCCCAGAAGCTGGCCGACCCCACCCTCTACCTTCGTTCCGAGTTCATCCGGCCGGAGGATCTGGGGAGCTACACCGAGCTTGGCTTCAACTCCTTCAAGATCCTGGAGCGGGGCGCGCCGACGCCGGTGCTCACCGAACGGGTCCGGGCCTACAGCGAAGGGCGGTTTTCCGGGAACCTGCTGGACCTGATCCAGCCCTACGGGTACAAGCGCGAACCGGGGAAGGGGAAGGGGCGGTTGAGCGGCCTGCGCAGGTTCGCCCGGTACTTCCTGCGCCCCGGCGTGATCAATTTCGCCGGACTGGTCCGGCTCAAACGGCTGGCGGAGAAAAGGGGGCTCATCGAAGAACTGGAGGGGACGCCGGTGTACCTGGACAACGCGAAGCTGGACGGGTTCCTGGCAGGTTTCCGGGAGATGGACTGCCGCAAGTCCGACTGCGCGCGCTGCGGCTACTGCGCCTCCTGGACCGAGAAGGCGCTGCGAGTGGACCCCCTCTACCGGGACGAGATGCTGCGGCTGTACCGCGACGCCTTCGATGAGATGTATTCCGGTGAGCTGTGGGACTGA
- a CDS encoding methyltransferase domain-containing protein, whose product MSLTPRKRTGLEFLDLPADVCSTDELEGTLADLRVVNRYLGDTRALLKHLSAQIDGNEAVSLLDVATGSADLPVAVAKWGRKRGIGISMTGVDINLRSIEIARKVTAGYPEITLKVADALALPFPDRSFDYVVCSKTLHHMKDPEAVSLIREMLRVARRGFLIIDLRRSWIAYGLIYALTRIFTRNRITRYDGPLSVLKSFTAAELSGLASQAGATSFSIRREPFWLLVLSGETG is encoded by the coding sequence ATGTCTTTAACGCCACGAAAACGAACCGGGCTGGAGTTTCTCGATCTCCCTGCCGACGTCTGCAGCACCGATGAACTGGAGGGGACCCTGGCGGACCTGAGGGTGGTGAACCGCTACCTCGGGGACACCAGGGCGCTCTTGAAGCACCTTTCGGCGCAGATAGATGGCAACGAGGCTGTGAGCCTGCTGGATGTCGCCACCGGGTCGGCCGATCTCCCGGTAGCCGTCGCCAAGTGGGGGAGGAAGAGGGGAATCGGGATCTCCATGACCGGGGTGGACATAAACCTCCGCAGCATTGAGATAGCGCGCAAGGTGACTGCCGGGTACCCGGAGATAACGCTCAAGGTGGCCGACGCCCTGGCGCTTCCCTTCCCGGACCGAAGCTTCGATTACGTCGTCTGCAGCAAGACGCTGCACCACATGAAAGACCCGGAGGCGGTCTCCTTGATCCGCGAGATGCTGAGGGTGGCAAGGCGCGGGTTCCTCATCATCGACTTGAGAAGAAGCTGGATAGCCTACGGCTTGATCTATGCCCTGACCCGGATCTTCACCAGGAACCGCATCACCCGCTACGACGGCCCGCTCTCCGTCTTGAAGTCGTTCACCGCGGCGGAGCTATCCGGCCTCGCCTCCCAGGCTGGGGCTACCTCGTTCAGCATCAGGCGGGAGCCGTTCTGGCTGCTGGTCCTTTCGGGGGAAACAGGATGA
- a CDS encoding type III polyketide synthase, with translation MNGNIYVGGIATAVPPLSVDQREAAGLIKAHFKESLTARGLGLIRATFTHPSIKKRHFAVDSPEQIFTETPDERVERFTEQAVRLAEQAVLRALDKVGVGVGEVSGLVLNTCTGYICPGLSSYVAERLGLRCDARLYDLVGSGCGGAVPNLQVAESMLKTTGGIVVSVSVEICSAAFQMGNDLSLILSNALFGDGAAAAVLWEKPVGFEVVGSAGRYVPEQREAIRFVHRQGQLHNQLSTELPQLVRKAAAEVVTDLLGRHSLAIGDIGGWALHTGGEKIVNAVRDEIGINESQLWATRKVLEEYGNMSSPTVWFVVDELLQNGVRPGEWCVMLAYGAGLSAHAYLLRKR, from the coding sequence ATGAACGGCAATATCTACGTGGGGGGCATTGCAACGGCGGTTCCGCCATTATCGGTGGACCAGCGGGAGGCGGCGGGGCTGATCAAGGCGCATTTTAAGGAGAGCCTGACCGCGCGCGGCCTCGGGCTGATCCGCGCCACCTTCACCCATCCCAGCATCAAGAAGCGGCATTTCGCCGTCGATTCCCCGGAGCAGATCTTCACCGAGACCCCAGACGAGCGGGTAGAGCGCTTCACGGAGCAGGCGGTGCGGCTGGCGGAGCAGGCGGTGCTGCGGGCCCTCGACAAGGTCGGCGTGGGGGTAGGGGAAGTGAGCGGGCTGGTGCTGAACACCTGCACCGGCTACATCTGCCCCGGCCTTTCCAGCTATGTCGCCGAGCGCCTGGGGCTTCGCTGCGACGCGCGGCTTTACGACCTGGTGGGAAGCGGCTGCGGCGGCGCGGTTCCCAACCTGCAGGTGGCCGAATCGATGCTGAAGACGACCGGCGGCATCGTGGTGAGCGTGTCGGTTGAGATCTGCAGCGCCGCGTTCCAGATGGGGAACGACCTGAGCCTGATCCTCTCCAACGCTCTTTTCGGGGACGGCGCCGCGGCAGCCGTGCTCTGGGAGAAGCCGGTGGGGTTCGAGGTGGTCGGCTCCGCGGGGCGCTACGTGCCGGAGCAGCGCGAGGCCATCCGTTTCGTGCACAGGCAGGGGCAGCTCCACAACCAGCTCTCCACAGAGCTCCCGCAGCTGGTGAGAAAGGCTGCGGCTGAGGTGGTCACCGATCTGCTGGGAAGACATTCCCTCGCCATAGGCGACATCGGCGGCTGGGCCCTTCATACCGGCGGCGAAAAGATAGTTAACGCGGTTAGGGACGAGATCGGGATAAACGAATCGCAACTGTGGGCGACCCGGAAGGTGCTGGAAGAGTACGGCAACATGTCATCGCCAACCGTGTGGTTCGTGGTGGATGAACTGCTGCAGAACGGCGTGCGCCCAGGAGAGTGGTGCGTGATGCTCGCCTACGGCGCCGGGCTCTCAGCGCATGCCTACCTGCTCAGGAAGAGGTAG
- a CDS encoding B12-binding domain-containing radical SAM protein has protein sequence MKVLLLAMPDAANNFHRIIKVPNLGLCSLAAQLPEHEVKIVDLVLVHRDIRSWLQTFLAEFQPQVIGISSMSFQYQSALTVMAICRETVPCAKLVLGGYHATLAYRELTSGPPVPPFDYLIRGEGEQAFAALVDALEGKLGLAAVPGLSWSDGGAFRHNPINELLDLQRMPLPARNARVLDSFTYFDRKLDCVETSRGCTMTCTFCSITGMYGASFRCHCLERVVADLEGLKRRGTQTVLIVDDNITLDPLRFARLARTIVEEGLNSMEYLVQTSVAGIVADPELIPALAEANFAMVFLGIESVLPETLAFFQKGDIREKTEQAVRRLREHGIGVMGGFIVGNPDDGKEEIREVFRASRRLRVDLPYVQCVTPYPGTRIRQELLEQGLVTNPDRLERYTGFMCNVRTRRLTAGQLNRIMNWENLKAFFSPQMFVGNYFVRKREKGALKVLLNNLDLVRGWFTGDQFRSRHRF, from the coding sequence ATGAAGGTTCTCCTGCTGGCCATGCCCGACGCGGCAAACAACTTCCACCGCATCATCAAGGTCCCGAACCTGGGGCTATGCTCGCTAGCGGCGCAGCTTCCGGAACACGAGGTGAAGATAGTCGACCTGGTGCTGGTGCACCGGGATATCCGCTCCTGGCTGCAGACGTTCCTCGCGGAGTTCCAGCCGCAGGTGATCGGCATCAGCAGCATGAGTTTCCAGTACCAAAGCGCCTTGACCGTGATGGCGATCTGCCGCGAGACGGTGCCATGCGCGAAGCTGGTCCTGGGAGGGTACCACGCCACCTTGGCCTACCGGGAGCTCACCTCTGGGCCGCCGGTCCCCCCTTTCGATTACCTGATCCGCGGAGAAGGGGAGCAGGCGTTCGCGGCGCTGGTCGACGCGCTGGAAGGAAAGTTGGGCCTCGCAGCGGTCCCGGGTCTTTCCTGGTCCGATGGCGGGGCTTTCCGACACAACCCGATCAACGAACTCCTCGACCTGCAGCGGATGCCGCTCCCGGCACGGAACGCGCGCGTGCTGGACAGCTTCACCTATTTCGACCGCAAGCTCGATTGTGTCGAGACCTCGCGAGGCTGCACCATGACCTGCACCTTCTGCTCCATAACCGGCATGTACGGCGCCAGCTTTCGCTGCCACTGCCTGGAGCGGGTGGTCGCGGACCTGGAAGGGCTCAAGCGGCGGGGAACGCAGACGGTCCTCATCGTCGACGACAACATCACCCTCGACCCGCTCCGCTTCGCCCGCCTCGCCCGCACCATCGTGGAAGAGGGGCTGAACAGCATGGAGTACCTGGTGCAGACCTCGGTTGCCGGCATCGTAGCCGACCCGGAATTGATACCGGCGCTGGCGGAGGCAAACTTTGCCATGGTGTTTTTAGGGATCGAGTCGGTTCTGCCGGAGACGCTCGCATTTTTCCAGAAAGGGGACATCAGGGAGAAGACGGAGCAGGCCGTGCGCCGTCTGCGTGAGCACGGCATTGGCGTCATGGGGGGCTTCATCGTCGGGAACCCCGACGACGGGAAGGAGGAGATCAGGGAGGTCTTCCGCGCCTCGCGGAGATTGCGCGTTGATCTACCCTACGTGCAGTGTGTCACGCCGTACCCCGGGACGCGGATCCGGCAGGAATTGCTGGAACAGGGGCTGGTCACGAACCCCGACCGGCTGGAGCGCTACACCGGGTTCATGTGCAACGTGAGGACCAGGCGCCTCACCGCCGGGCAGTTGAACCGCATCATGAACTGGGAGAACCTGAAGGCATTCTTCAGCCCGCAGATGTTCGTCGGCAACTACTTTGTCAGGAAAAGGGAGAAGGGAGCGTTGAAGGTGCTGCTCAACAACCTGGACCTGGTGCGCGGCTGGTTCACCGGCGACCAGTTCCGCTCCCGCCACCGTTTTTGA
- the ppk1 gene encoding polyphosphate kinase 1, whose product MENKSLAPDAEPELELLQLAEQTEKTPVSTLEFPVVNSAASEQDVPTEAIAGALSAALAPTSATNTSTKKKAPKAKAPKLDPAGPRSRKPKNAKPKAGKQKPVKAKGAAKGAGSAKPGEPDSGFDLGDSQWYLNRELTWLEFNRRVLHEATDERTPLLERLKFIAIVSGNLDEFYMKRIGGLKQQIGAGLHELTLDGRTPLQQVIECRSMIREIEAQKRDAFKTVRQLLEAKGIVIESYDTLSAKEKKQLREHYYTNIYPLLTPQSIDPAHPFPFISNLSLNLLVTLRYPKARETSLARVKVPVGLGTPRFIRVGKGDHFIPLEQVMMNNLDMLFPGMLIVSCEIFRVTRNANTEKDEEEADDLMAMIESELKERKFAPIVRLEVGAGMEPLHRGRLAAELELDEANDVFEVQGMLALRDLFEIAKLDYPRLHDPPHHPIDHPQLLSSRNIFHTIRDAGAILLQHPYVSFSTSVERFLREAGTDPKVRAIKMTLYRTSSQSRIIDALILAAQNGKQVAVVVELKARFDEAANIRFAELMEEAGIHVTYGVVGLKTHCKVILVVRQDYEGLRRYVHVGTGNYHTETARIYSDIGLITCDEVIAQDVTELFNYLTTGFSAKRNYRAVMPAPKLLKKALLARIEREVALHQESGGGVIQFKMNALEDGDIVKALYRASMAGVRVDLYVRDTCRLRPGIPRLSDHIRVFSIVGRFLEHARLYYFRNGGGEEYFIASADAMKRNLEARVEILCPVTAPELTAELRAVFDCYDADHRSAWEMQPDGSYVQRKPAEGENGEGTHQMLIAQAQKRLKESLKQKKKPLQQR is encoded by the coding sequence ATGGAGAACAAGAGCCTCGCTCCCGATGCTGAGCCTGAACTGGAACTCTTGCAGTTAGCAGAGCAAACTGAAAAGACTCCTGTCAGTACTCTGGAGTTCCCTGTCGTCAACTCCGCCGCCAGTGAGCAGGATGTCCCCACAGAAGCCATAGCCGGCGCCCTCTCTGCTGCATTGGCCCCAACCTCTGCCACAAACACTTCCACCAAAAAGAAAGCTCCCAAGGCGAAGGCGCCTAAATTGGACCCTGCCGGCCCGCGCAGCCGCAAGCCCAAGAATGCCAAGCCCAAGGCTGGAAAGCAGAAACCGGTCAAGGCGAAGGGCGCGGCGAAGGGCGCCGGCTCGGCCAAGCCGGGCGAGCCGGACAGCGGGTTCGACCTGGGCGACAGCCAGTGGTACCTGAACCGCGAGCTGACCTGGCTTGAATTCAACCGGCGCGTGCTGCACGAGGCGACCGACGAGCGGACCCCTCTATTGGAACGGCTGAAGTTCATCGCCATAGTGAGCGGAAATCTAGACGAGTTCTACATGAAGAGGATCGGCGGCCTGAAGCAGCAGATAGGCGCCGGGCTGCACGAGCTCACCCTGGACGGCCGGACCCCTTTGCAGCAGGTGATCGAGTGCCGCAGCATGATCCGCGAGATCGAGGCGCAGAAAAGGGACGCGTTCAAGACGGTGCGGCAGCTCCTGGAGGCGAAAGGGATCGTCATCGAGAGCTACGATACCCTTTCCGCCAAGGAAAAGAAGCAGCTGCGCGAGCACTACTACACCAACATCTATCCGCTTTTGACCCCCCAGTCCATCGACCCGGCGCACCCGTTTCCCTTCATCTCGAACCTCTCGCTCAACCTGCTGGTCACCCTGCGCTACCCCAAGGCGCGCGAGACCTCCCTGGCGCGGGTCAAGGTGCCGGTGGGGCTCGGTACGCCGCGCTTCATCAGGGTGGGGAAGGGGGACCACTTCATCCCGCTCGAACAGGTGATGATGAACAACCTGGACATGCTCTTTCCCGGCATGCTCATCGTCTCCTGCGAGATCTTCCGGGTCACCCGCAACGCCAACACCGAGAAGGACGAGGAAGAGGCGGACGACCTGATGGCGATGATCGAGTCGGAGCTAAAGGAGCGGAAGTTCGCGCCCATAGTGAGGCTTGAGGTAGGCGCCGGGATGGAGCCGCTGCACCGCGGGCGGCTGGCCGCGGAACTCGAGTTAGACGAGGCCAACGACGTCTTCGAGGTGCAGGGGATGCTCGCGCTCAGGGACCTGTTCGAGATCGCGAAGCTCGACTACCCGCGCCTGCACGACCCGCCGCATCATCCCATCGATCACCCGCAGCTTCTCTCCTCGCGCAACATCTTCCACACCATCCGCGATGCGGGGGCGATCCTCTTGCAGCACCCCTACGTCTCCTTCTCCACCTCGGTGGAGAGGTTCCTGCGCGAGGCGGGAACCGACCCCAAGGTGCGCGCCATCAAGATGACCCTGTACCGCACCTCCAGCCAGAGCCGGATCATCGACGCCCTGATCCTCGCGGCCCAAAACGGCAAGCAGGTGGCGGTAGTGGTGGAGCTGAAGGCGCGCTTCGACGAGGCGGCCAACATCCGCTTCGCCGAGCTGATGGAGGAGGCGGGTATCCACGTAACCTACGGCGTCGTGGGGCTGAAGACCCACTGCAAGGTGATCCTCGTGGTGCGCCAGGACTACGAGGGGCTGCGCCGCTACGTCCACGTCGGTACCGGCAACTACCACACCGAGACCGCGCGCATCTACAGCGACATAGGGCTCATCACCTGTGACGAGGTGATCGCCCAGGACGTGACGGAGCTCTTCAACTACTTGACCACCGGATTTTCGGCCAAGCGCAACTACCGCGCCGTCATGCCCGCTCCGAAGCTCCTCAAGAAGGCGCTCCTGGCCCGGATCGAGCGGGAGGTGGCCCTGCACCAGGAAAGTGGCGGCGGGGTGATCCAGTTCAAGATGAACGCGCTGGAGGACGGCGACATCGTCAAGGCCCTCTACCGGGCCTCGATGGCGGGGGTGAGGGTCGATCTCTACGTGCGGGACACCTGCAGGCTGAGACCCGGCATCCCCCGGCTCTCCGATCACATCCGCGTGTTCAGCATCGTCGGGCGCTTCCTGGAACACGCACGTCTCTACTATTTCAGAAACGGCGGCGGCGAGGAGTATTTCATCGCCTCGGCCGACGCCATGAAGAGAAACCTGGAGGCGAGGGTGGAGATCCTCTGCCCGGTCACGGCTCCCGAGCTTACCGCCGAGTTGCGGGCCGTCTTCGACTGCTACGACGCCGACCACCGCTCCGCCTGGGAGATGCAGCCCGACGGCAGTTATGTGCAGAGAAAGCCCGCGGAAGGGGAAAACGGCGAGGGGACGCACCAGATGCTGATAGCGCAGGCACAGAAAAGGCTGAAGGAATCGCTGAAACAGAAGAAAAAGCCTCTGCAGCAGCGCTGA
- a CDS encoding alpha/beta fold hydrolase, whose protein sequence is MNLPLGACPVSPSETLSYRTYGTGPRKIVLVHGLAARSEVWKDLVPLFPADRYTLYLLDLLGSGESAKPRQADYSIRGHSRRLLCFLQREGLAGVTLVGHSLGGAVVLVAAVEAMLKGEAGVIGAMVIIGGPGYLQRLPLMAEIFQNRFAAALFIALYAPDIWIKVGLKMAYYDHSLIDREHIARYAPCYRDRESKRALVETCQSLVPVDQEVITGRYRDLALPVLLLWGRHDQIVPLSQGTRLEAAIQGSQLQVIEECGHNPQEEKPQVTFSIIEKFLLQTAG, encoded by the coding sequence ATGAACCTGCCGCTCGGGGCCTGCCCCGTCTCCCCCAGTGAAACTCTCAGCTACCGCACCTACGGCACCGGTCCCCGGAAGATCGTCCTGGTCCACGGGCTTGCCGCCCGCTCCGAGGTTTGGAAGGACCTGGTCCCCCTTTTCCCCGCCGACCGGTACACGCTCTACCTGCTGGATCTCCTGGGATCCGGAGAATCTGCAAAACCGCGGCAAGCCGATTACTCGATCCGGGGGCACAGCCGGAGACTCCTTTGCTTCCTGCAACGCGAGGGGCTCGCGGGGGTGACGCTCGTGGGGCATTCTCTAGGTGGAGCGGTGGTACTGGTCGCAGCAGTCGAGGCCATGCTCAAGGGAGAGGCCGGGGTCATTGGCGCCATGGTCATAATCGGCGGGCCTGGATACCTCCAGCGGCTGCCACTCATGGCCGAGATCTTCCAGAACCGTTTCGCCGCAGCGCTTTTCATCGCCCTCTACGCGCCGGACATCTGGATCAAGGTGGGGTTGAAGATGGCCTACTACGATCACAGCCTCATCGACCGGGAACACATTGCGCGCTACGCCCCTTGCTATCGCGACAGGGAGTCGAAGCGCGCCCTGGTGGAAACCTGCCAATCGTTGGTTCCGGTGGATCAGGAAGTGATAACGGGGCGCTACCGGGATCTCGCGCTTCCAGTGCTGCTGCTATGGGGGCGTCACGACCAGATCGTCCCCCTGTCACAGGGGACCAGGCTGGAAGCCGCCATACAGGGGTCGCAGCTGCAGGTGATCGAGGAGTGCGGTCATAATCCCCAGGAAGAAAAGCCCCAAGTCACATTCAGCATCATAGAGAAGTTCCTGTTGCAAACCGCCGGCTAG
- a CDS encoding pirin family protein, translating to MTESIRKIRKVWKSEPTIEGAGVHLKRAFGNNQVPMFDPFLLLDDFHSDQPAHYLKGFPWHPHRGIETITYVLQGRVEHGDSMGNKGVIEPGDLQWMTAGSGIIHQEMPQGDSDNRLWGFQLWANLPASHKMMPPRYQGILASEIPEVIMNGIKVKVICGHAGGVEGPVRDVIADPEYLDVTVPEQAVFTHTIKRGYTALAYVIDGEGYFDGERNAFAHDAVGVNYFDLERRCECGAENLILFGDGDLVSVTTQSKPVRFLLISGKPIGEPVAWYGPIVMNSQEELQVAFEELEQGTFVKQASGKRDTR from the coding sequence ATGACGGAATCCATCCGCAAGATCAGGAAGGTCTGGAAGAGCGAGCCTACCATCGAGGGGGCCGGGGTACACCTGAAACGGGCCTTCGGCAACAACCAGGTCCCCATGTTCGACCCCTTCCTGCTGCTGGACGATTTCCACTCGGACCAACCGGCGCATTACCTGAAGGGGTTCCCCTGGCATCCGCACCGCGGAATCGAGACCATCACCTATGTGCTGCAGGGGAGGGTGGAGCATGGAGACAGCATGGGGAACAAGGGCGTGATCGAGCCGGGAGACCTGCAGTGGATGACGGCGGGGAGCGGCATCATCCACCAGGAGATGCCCCAAGGCGACAGCGATAACCGCCTGTGGGGATTCCAGCTTTGGGCGAACCTCCCGGCCTCCCACAAGATGATGCCGCCGCGCTACCAGGGGATACTCGCCTCGGAAATTCCCGAAGTCATCATGAACGGCATCAAGGTGAAGGTGATCTGCGGCCACGCCGGTGGCGTAGAGGGGCCGGTGCGGGACGTGATAGCCGATCCCGAGTACCTGGACGTCACCGTCCCCGAACAGGCCGTCTTCACCCACACCATCAAGCGCGGGTACACGGCGCTCGCCTACGTCATCGACGGCGAGGGGTATTTCGACGGGGAGAGAAACGCTTTCGCCCACGACGCGGTGGGAGTCAACTACTTCGATCTGGAGAGGCGTTGCGAGTGCGGGGCGGAAAACCTAATCCTTTTCGGCGATGGCGACCTGGTTTCGGTGACCACGCAGTCGAAGCCGGTCCGGTTCCTTTTGATCAGCGGCAAGCCGATTGGGGAGCCGGTAGCCTGGTACGGCCCGATAGTGATGAACAGCCAGGAGGAACTGCAAGTCGCTTTCGAGGAATTGGAGCAGGGAACGTTCGTGAAGCAGGCAAGCGGCAAGCGGGACACCCGGTAG